Within Pseudomonas sp. LBUM920, the genomic segment GCAGCAACATCAAGATCGCCGAGCAGGACGGCCGGGTCACCGACGTCAATGCGCCGGGGCCGCAGGTCAGTGAGCAGGCCCAGCAGGCGTTGCTCAATCAACTGACGCTGATTGCGCCGGGGCACGACGCGGTGGTGGTTGCCGGCAGTTTGCCGCGCGGCATCAGCGCGCAGTGGTTTCAGGGCTTGCTGGTACACCTGAAAAGCCTCGGTTTGAAAGTCGCCCTCGACACCAGCGGCGAAGCCTTGCGCGCCGGTTTGCAGGCGGGCCCGTGGCTGATCAAGCCCAACACTGAAGAGTTGGCCGAGGCCTTGGATTGCGCCACGGACTCCATCGCGCAACAGGCCCAGGCCGCCGAGCGGTTGCACGCTCAAGGCGTGGAACATGTGGTGGTGTCCCACGGTGCCGACGGCGTGAACTGGTTCAGCCCGGGCACCGCGCTGCACGCCACGCCGCCCAAGGTCAGCGTCGCCAGTACGGTGGGCGCCGGCGATTCGCTGCTGGCCGGGATGCTGCACGGTTTGCTCAGGGTTGATCTGCCGCAAACCACCTTGCGGCGCGCCACGGCAATTGCCGCGATGGCCGTCACACAGATCGGGTTTG encodes:
- the pfkB gene encoding 1-phosphofructokinase, whose protein sequence is MAKILTLTLNPALDLTVRLARLEPGAVNRSETLLTHAAGKGVNVAQVLADLGHHVTVGGFLGEDNPQAFEALIARRGFADAFIRVPGETRSNIKIAEQDGRVTDVNAPGPQVSEQAQQALLNQLTLIAPGHDAVVVAGSLPRGISAQWFQGLLVHLKSLGLKVALDTSGEALRAGLQAGPWLIKPNTEELAEALDCATDSIAQQAQAAERLHAQGVEHVVVSHGADGVNWFSPGTALHATPPKVSVASTVGAGDSLLAGMLHGLLRVDLPQTTLRRATAIAAMAVTQIGFGISDDAQLARLESGVHVRALTEQ